The segment GGGGCCCCCGGTAGTAGCCCGTCGCCAGGAGGAGCTGCTGGATCTCCCCCACCACGGGACCCTCCAGGCGCACCTGCCGGCTCGGGTCGGGCGTCCCGAAGTAGAGCCGGTGGAGGCGCATCAGCCGGTCCAGCTCCTCGATGGGCCGCGGGTGGTCGTCGACCCGCAGGTCCAGCCAGCGGTCGTTGTAACCGCCGTAGCCACCCTGGGGTTTGACCACCAGCAGGGCGGCCGACTGCTGCCCGCGCCGGTCGCCACCCGCCGCCTGGGCCGCGCGCAGCGCCTCGATCAGGCGCTCCTCCATGGGCAGGCCGCGGTCGCGGGCCGCCTCGTAGGCCCGGGCCATCTCGTCCACCACGGCGGGACCAGCCAGGATGTTGCCCTGGCAGGCATACCCCTCGCCCACCCGGTGCCCGGCCCACTCGAAGCAGGCCTTGCCCGTGTAGGCTGCCGCCCGCCCCTGGGCGTCGACCACCCCCAGCTGGCGGTGATCCCGCTCGGGGTCGGCCTCCACCAGGCGGGCCACCACCTCTTCCGCCGAGAGGCCCTGGCGCAACAGCGCCAGGCCGTCGGGGCCGTAGCTCACGTTGGCCCAGGCCTGGGTGGCGATGGCGCCGGTGCCCGCTTCGGCCCAGGGCACCACCGCCCCGACGGCGAGGAACTTGGACTGGACTCCGATCCCCCAGATGCCGGCTGCAGGGTCCGCCGCCACGATGGAGAAGGTTGCGACCCACGGCGTACCGCCCGGTGTCCGCGTCCGGCCGCCACGGCCCGCCTGCACCTGCATAGCCATCCCCCCGTCGCCCGGTCTTATATCGCTGCGGGTTCTATATCACTGCGGGTTCCTGGGGCCGACGCCGGCCGGGGCCCCGGCGGTACGCCGCCCACGGAACACGTATTCGCCTTTCCGCCATTCGCCGGCGTGCCCGTCGTTCCCTGCCGGCCGGGCCGCCAAGTCCTCCTCCACCTGCGCGGTGAACCGGGCGGCTTCTCCCGCCCAGCCCGTCCGGGATGTGAGTTGCGTAGAAATGGCGTGATTTATGAAGTTTCGGAAAGTATGAATGACGCAGTTCTTATATTCCGGCCTTGCGATTTGCTTCCACTTCCGCTAAAGGCTACCCTTCGACTTTGACCTTCCCTGACGATCCTGCATACGGTGAAGGCAGAAGGCCGGCCCGGCCGGGCCCGGGCGGCCGGCTCGCCGGTCTTCCCGGAAGCGACCCGCCGGTCCGCCGGCCCGCAAGGGCACGGCGGCCGGCCTCGAACCCTGGACGCAAAGGAGGGCGGTTGCGATGATGGGTGTGCTTGGTTGGGTGGCCGCCATCGTCGCCGGTCTGATCCTTGGGTGGGCCGTAGGCCGTTACGCCATCGGTGGCCGCCAGTTCCCCGGCAACCTGCCCGGCTCGCTGGTGACGGGTGTCATCGGCGGCGTCCTGGGTGCCTTCATCCCGGGCAACTGGGGCTGGACCCTGGACGGCGCCAACATGATCGCGGCCATCCTGGCGTCGGCGGTCCTCACCTGGCTGGTCGGCTACTTTGGCGGCAAGCAGGAGAGCAAGTCCGCGGGTACCTCCAGCTGACGCAGCGCGCTGGCGCAGCGTGAAAGGGCGGCGGCACCGGGAACCCGGGCTCCCGGTGCCGCCGCCCCTTTTCCCATGGATCCCTTCGCCCGGCCGTACCGGCCCGGCTGCTGCCGCACCGGCCGGGCCGTGGCCGTGCCAGCCTACCGGTTCTTGTCCGCCGGCAGCGCCCGGATGGTGTCGATCCACCAGACACCCTTCTCGCCCCGGCGCACCGGCTGAGTCAAGATCACCTCGTAGTCCCGGCCGTCGTGCTTGACCCGCACCACCGCCTGCCCCCGGCCGAGGTCCACGTTGACCAGGGTGAACTCGTCGCTGTAGGGGTCGAAGCCGTAAAGGCCACCCTGGTACCGCACGGCGTCCACCGGGTCGAGGCGCCAGAGGTTGGCGCCGCCGTCCACTTCCTCCTGCCAGTCCCGCACCAGGCCGGCATCCACCGGCTTGCGCCCCGTCTGCACGGCCCGCGAGCGGATGTCATGGATCACCCAGATGCCCCGCTCGCCCTGCTCCCGGGGCTGGATCATGTGCAAGGTGTAATAGCTGTCGCCGTGGCGCACCCGGACCAGCGCCTCGCCCACGCCGGAACCCTCGCCCCGGTCGGTCCGGTGGAGCAGCACGTACTCGTCCCAGCCGTAGAACCCGAAGGTGGTGGCCAGGTACCGGGCCGCCTCCACAGGGTCCGTGAGCCACTGCATCCGCCCCTGGACGACCTCGCCCTGGAAGAAGTTCATCACCGCGTCGTCGATCTCCATCTGCCAGGGCGTCCACCCGCCGCCGGCGGCGCCGGACGAACCGGCCCCCTGGCTCCCGGCGGAGGCTGCCGCTCCGGCCGCCTGGCTTGCAGCCTCCCCGCCGGCCGGTTCATCCGCGGCAGGACCCGGCACCGCCCCTTCCGGCACGGGGTCGCCGGGCACGATCATCAGCCGCTCCAAAGGCCTGTCGATGGCGATGTGCCCCGCCAGGGTCTCCACCGGCTTGCCCTCCACCAGGATCTGCACCCGGCGGATGCCCGGGATGCCCGTCAGCGTTTGGACGACGGCGTGGATGGTCACGCCCTCGCCGTAGCTGCCGCCGGGGTGGTTCTTGACCAGTTCCTCGGAGAAGTTGACGTAGGCCGTCTGCTGGCTGTCATCGACGGACACCGACAGCACCCGGGTCCCCCGCGGCAGCACCGAAACGAAGGGCGAGTTCTCTGGGGGCTCCAGCAGGTTCTCGACGGCGATGCGCGCCAGGTCGGCGGTACGCTGGGGCCGGTCGACGGTCCGCCGCCAGGGCCAGGGATCCAGCACGCCCGAGCGGGACCCGTAGAAGAGGGTGATGGTGACGCGCTCGTCAGCGGGGTTGGGAACGATGGCCGGCGCTCCCTCCAGATCGGTGGACGCCGGTGGGAGGCCGTCTTCCGCCCCGGCTGCGTCGGGAGCGATCACCAG is part of the Thermaerobacter subterraneus DSM 13965 genome and harbors:
- a CDS encoding DUF1028 domain-containing protein; this encodes MAMQVQAGRGGRTRTPGGTPWVATFSIVAADPAAGIWGIGVQSKFLAVGAVVPWAEAGTGAIATQAWANVSYGPDGLALLRQGLSAEEVVARLVEADPERDHRQLGVVDAQGRAAAYTGKACFEWAGHRVGEGYACQGNILAGPAVVDEMARAYEAARDRGLPMEERLIEALRAAQAAGGDRRGQQSAALLVVKPQGGYGGYNDRWLDLRVDDHPRPIEELDRLMRLHRLYFGTPDPSRQVRLEGPVVGEIQQLLLATGYYRGPLTGRLDEATLSALQAFQLNENFEERVVGPEVMDGDVLDYLRSLARRQAGDGGAGSAPGTAR
- a CDS encoding GlsB/YeaQ/YmgE family stress response membrane protein — translated: MMGVLGWVAAIVAGLILGWAVGRYAIGGRQFPGNLPGSLVTGVIGGVLGAFIPGNWGWTLDGANMIAAILASAVLTWLVGYFGGKQESKSAGTSS
- a CDS encoding GerMN domain-containing protein encodes the protein MSSQGVFSLKGLLLSYRPAARGPHPLRRQAAAGPVQSARPGRHRAAAVAVALLLVASLGLAACGQAAVGGPNELVIAPDAAGAEDGLPPASTDLEGAPAIVPNPADERVTITLFYGSRSGVLDPWPWRRTVDRPQRTADLARIAVENLLEPPENSPFVSVLPRGTRVLSVSVDDSQQTAYVNFSEELVKNHPGGSYGEGVTIHAVVQTLTGIPGIRRVQILVEGKPVETLAGHIAIDRPLERLMIVPGDPVPEGAVPGPAADEPAGGEAASQAAGAAASAGSQGAGSSGAAGGGWTPWQMEIDDAVMNFFQGEVVQGRMQWLTDPVEAARYLATTFGFYGWDEYVLLHRTDRGEGSGVGEALVRVRHGDSYYTLHMIQPREQGERGIWVIHDIRSRAVQTGRKPVDAGLVRDWQEEVDGGANLWRLDPVDAVRYQGGLYGFDPYSDEFTLVNVDLGRGQAVVRVKHDGRDYEVILTQPVRRGEKGVWWIDTIRALPADKNR